A window of Zingiber officinale cultivar Zhangliang chromosome 5A, Zo_v1.1, whole genome shotgun sequence contains these coding sequences:
- the LOC121980867 gene encoding late histone H1-like: protein MVVASATPPAAAAAAAATASHSLQHPPYKGMIVAAVKALKDKRGSSAQAISKFIRSTYSDLPLKHGAILKRQLGRLKKRGVLLMVRHSYKLASAVDGGIPVKGEKRRPGRPRKVAPAAEGERRKPGRPRKNNAEDSKSDSGAYVPKRKPGRPRKSADVGNASDSLASVPTPKRKPGRPRKGTIAAPVLLVKRKRGRPPKSSLAAANPDERNWSQPPAEAAQSGENQILGGPPLASAASASPKDKRKPGRPPKSSSDPSQSAAKLKLFPAPNEPVAGAESSGKRKRGRPRKFSYHAILSGESPAEPPKEAATSGGSPSDKRKPGRPPGSASKKLNETGSKKRGRPKKHDIPMPTVEGPDTAALSIKRRGRPPKKKDLEPTA from the exons ATGGTGGTGGCCTCCGCCACTCCGCCGGCCGCGGCCGCGGCCGCGGCCGCCACCGCCAGCCATAGCCTCCAACATCCTCCTTACAAGGGG ATGATAGTGGCCGCTGTGAAGGCGCTCAAGGATAAGCGAGGGTCCAGCGCCCAAGCCATCAGCAAGTTCATCCGTAGCACCTACTCCGATCTTCCCTTGAAGCACGGCGCCATTCTGAAGCGCCAGCTCGGCCGCCTCAAGAAGCGCGGCGTTCTTCTCATGGTCCGGCACTCCTACAAGCTAGCCTCCGCCGTGGACGGCGGTATTCCGGTGAAAGGGGAGAAGAGGAGGCCGGGTCGCCCTCGCAAGGTCGCGCCTGCTGCGGAGGGAGAAAGGCGGAAGCCTGGTCGGCCGAGAAAGAACAATGCGGAAGATAGTAAGTCGGATTCCGGTGCCTACGTCCCGAAACGGAAGCCCGGGCGGCCCCGGAAATCTGCAGACGTGGGGAATGCGTCGGATTCTCTTGCTTCAGTGCCAACCCCCAAACGGAAGCCTGGACGGCCCAGGAAGGGTACGATAGCAGCTCCAGTGCTTTTGGTAAAGCGGAAGAGGGGCCGACCGCCAAAGTCGTCACTTGCCGCAGCTAATCCCGACGAGAGAAACTGGAGTCAGCCACCTGCCGAAGCAGCTCAGTCCGGTGAAAACCAGATACTTGGTGGACCGCCATTAGCATCAGCGGCTTCAGCTTCACCGAAGGACAAGAGGAAGCCTGGTCGGCCGCCGAAATCGTCGTCAGACCCATCGCAATCCGCTGCAAAGCTGAAGCTTTTCCCGGCGCCAAATGAACCCGTAGCCGGAGCTGAGTCCAGTGGTAAGAGGAAGCGGGGCCGGCCACGAAAATTTTCCTATCACGCAATTCTATCCGGTGAATCCCCAGCTGAGCCACCCAAAGAAGCAGCAACAAGTGGTGGTTCGCCGTCTGACAAGCGGAAGCCTGGTCGTCCACCGGGAAGTGCCTCAAAGAAACTAAATGAAACCGGGAGTAAGAAACGCGGCCGCCCCAAGAAGCACGACATTCCCATGCCCACAGTAGAGGGACCAGACACGGCGGCGCTGAGTATCAAGCGGCGAGGGAGGCCTCCCAAGAAGAAGGATTTAGAACCAACAGCATGA
- the LOC121980865 gene encoding uncharacterized protein LOC121980865: MDLRIEGREIRRSVTLSEQLSVNDSSSLRDLLKQREEEVTRLSWRDSLTLESAIGCEEKDDSATSGGDGVGGRTLLDIILQEQEANGVAAADRDSSNSAAWRTLRDHFRLQSDGSASLGQLFPISNPEAVDSGHPSVLVSPSPSDSNLNSELAVNAVAAAGETPPQPQLPLTSEEGNEVINAGEDSDPSGGTVLTAPASEPEEEEEEEPARVSLMALLEQTDRQWSGSGMEGLSLVTAAADAAVEDEAESGGGATSFMCCVCMVRHKGAAFIPCGHTFCRICSRELWIIRGSCPLCNREILEILDIF, from the coding sequence ATGGATCTACGAATCGAAGGTAGAGAGATTCGGCGAAGTGTAACGCTGTCGGAGCAATTATCTGTCAACGACTCCTCCAGTCTCCGGGACCTCCTCAAGCAACGGGAAGAGGAGGTGACGCGCCTCTCCTGGCGCGATTCATTGACGCTGGAATCGGCTATCGGGTGCGAAGAGAAAGATGATTCCGCCACCTCTGGTGGAGACGGCGTCGGCGGAAGGACGCTTCTTGATATCATCCTACAAGAGCAAGAGGCTAACGGCGTGGCGGCGGCGGACAGGGACTCCAGCAACTCCGCCGCGTGGAGGACCTTAAGGGACCATTTTCGTCTCCAAAGTGACGGCTCCGCCTCCCTTGGCCAGCTTTTTCCAATCTCGAACCCTGAGGCAGTTGACTCCGGCCACCCCAGTGTCCTCGTCTCCCCGTCCCCCTCAGACTCCAATCTTAACTCAGAGCTTGCGGTCAATGCCGTGGCAGCTGCGGGAGAGACCCCACCACAACCACAACTACCCTTGACCAGCGAAGAGGGAAACGAAGTCATCAATGCCGGTGAAGACTCTGATCCGAGCGGCGGCACGGTATTGACCGCCCCAGCTTCTGAgcccgaggaggaggaggaagaggagccgGCTAGAGTGTCCTTGATGGCGCTACTGGAGCAGACCGACCGTCAATGGAGCGGAAGCGGGATGGAGGGGCTATCCCTGGTGACAGCGGCGGCCGATGCGGCGGTGGAGGACGAGGCGGAGAGCGGCGGAGGAGCTACGTCGTTTATGTGTTGTGTATGTATGGTGAGGCACAAAGGAGCAGCCTTTATCCCCTGCGGCCACACCTTCTGCCGCATCTGTTCGCGCGAGCTCTGGATCATCCGTGGCAGCTGCCCTCTCTGCAACCGTGAAATTCTTGAGATCCTCGACATCTTCTAA
- the LOC121980866 gene encoding uncharacterized protein LOC121980866 isoform X2 has product MSRCFPYPPPGHEKKESVLASSGHVNLLAKKHKLKRHKKKDKEKRRDKHRRKDRHKEKKDRKGKHKNNDKHEEKVGNRTSKERDVNQILFRNEGVYDGKYKAREIEYRKHSDELDRRIKDEQEIVATRMIDNSPTMEIPTRVNSQSRRAGKFPISIQRFSEVIGSANVAHEDQSSYSELLGNAIKDQPVVPSMVQQRPDGLYTATTVKSKKIEHSTSTAIPSNKLQKPGNGIKEPLRDQSMVVQQRSDDPCRKTFAEKKILEHSNVTVNPDSQVPKLFGYDGKEQQSDHFLMKKTTENSKVAVNGRNKVQNSFGNDVKEPLVREAMVIQQTSDCPIDMAIQKLERNDVPVKSSIKVQQSFNFVDPSVSNFPSLPQRTIDVACSMKAIGDRVDAKKFAPNDMIIDKKKAVGVNPLVDKDSSEKRIEAKEKKKVGYAYNEQENRGADRVQDKNKNEIDKLIEEEKKLTLVREEEKYEHIKDVDTRELGKNNGGNLELLASQMDKKGSNTTHENRKRKELGLNGFVPEFKSQSNKLRKSSSHLEESGKIENSSQSACSSMKPETINNIKSGKLPVCNKEQSVNGSKVTERSSFDLKIPTLDDDTENQVSSRPPHPDSKYLDLIYTVPKVEYLPQEEDLSWLFNTSCDCSKPKPKAEEIPLVWDKPIRIESADVIVMPYVIPY; this is encoded by the exons ATGTCTCGCTGCTTCCCTTATCCACCACCAGGTCATGAGAAGAAGGAAAGTGTTCTTGCAAGCAGCGGCCATGTCAATTTACTGGCTAAG AAGCACAAACTGAAAAGGCATAAAAAGAAGGATAAAGAAAAAAGAAGAGATAAACATCGAAGGAAAGATAGACACAAAGAGAAAAAAGACCGAAAAGGAAAGCATAAGAACAACGACAAGCACGAGGAAAAGGTTGGAAACAGGACTTCCAAAGAGAGGGATGTAAACCAAATCCTTTTCCGCAATGAAGGCGTGTATGATGGCAAATACAAAGCTAGAGAGATTGAATATCGTAAACATTCTGATGAGTTGGATCGCCGGATCAAAGATGAACAGGAGATTGTTGCGACAAGAATGATTGACAACTCTCCTACTATGGAAATTCCTACTCGTGTGAATTCTCAATCAAGGAGAGCAGGAAAATTCCCTATTTCAATTCAAAGATTCAGTGAGGTCATTGGATCTGCAAATGTGGCACATGAGGACCAAAGTTCATATAGCGAGTTGCTCGGAAATGCTATCAAAGACCAGCCAGTAGTTCCCTCTATGGTTCAACAAAGACCGGATGGACTTTATACAGCAACTACTGTGAAAAGCAAGAAAATTGAACATAGTACAAGCACTGCAATTCCCAGTAATAAATTACAAAAACCTGGAAATGGTATTAAGGAGCCGCTGAGGGATCAGTCTATGGTTGTTCAACAAAGATCTGATGATCCATGCAGAAAAACTTTTGCTGAAAAGAAAATTCTTGAACATAGCAATGTAACTGTGAATCCTGATAGTCAAGTGCCAAAGTTATTTGGATATGATGGTAAGGAACAACAATCGGATCactttttgatgaagaaaactaCTGAAAATAGCAAAGTTGCTGTAAATGGTAGAAACAAGGTACAAAATTCATTTGGAAATGATGTTAAGGAACCACTAGTGAGGGAGGCTATGGTTATTCAACAAACATCTGATTGTCCAATAGACATGGCAATTCAAAAATTGGAACGCAACGATGTTCCTGTGAAATCCAGTATTAAGGTACAACAATCCTTCAACTTTGTTGATCCATCAGTGAGTAACTTTCCCAGTCTGCCTCAAAGAACAATTGATGTTGCTTGCTCTATGAAAGCAATTGGTGATAGGGTAGATGCAAAGAAGTTTGCTCCAAACGACATGATCATAGACAAGAAAAAAGCGGTCGGTGTTAACCCATTAGTGGACAAGGATTCATCAGAAAAAAGGATTGAagcgaaggagaagaagaaagtggGGTATGCTTACAATGAACAAGAAAATAGAGGCGCTGATAGAGTTCAAGACAAGAACAAAAATGAGATTGACAAACTTATTGAGGAAGAGAAAAAACTGACATTAGTtagggaggaagaaaaatatgaaCATATTAAAGATGTCGACACAAGAGAACTAGGAAAAAATAATGGCGGAAATCTAGAATTGTTAGCTTCCCAAATGGACAAAAAAGGCAGTAATACGactcatgaaaataggaagaGAAAGGAACTTGGGTTGAATGGTTTTGTACCAG AGTTCAAGTCTCAGTCTAACAAACTCCGAAAATCTTCTTCCCATCTTGAAGAGAGTGGAAAAATTGAAAACTCATCCCAATCTGCTTGTTCCTCAATGAAGCCTGAGACCATAAATAACATCAAATCAGGAAAGCTTCCTGTGTGCAACAAGGAACAGAGTGTGAATGGATCAAAAGTTACTGAGCGATCTTCGTTTGACTTGAAGATACCCACACTTGACGATGACACAGAAAACCAAGTTTCTTCAAGGCCTCCTCACCCTGATTCCAAGTATCTTGATCTAATATACACTGTTCCAAAGGTAGAATATTTGCCACAAGAAGAGGATTTATCATGGCTATTCAACACATCTTGTGATTGTTCGAAGCCAAAGCCTAAGGCTGAGGAGATACCCTTAGTGTGGGATAAGCCGATAAGAATTGAGTCAGCTGATGTGATTGTGATGCCATATGTTATTCCATACTGA
- the LOC121980866 gene encoding uncharacterized protein LOC121980866 isoform X1, whose product MSRCFPYPPPGHEKKESVLASSGHVNLLAKEKHKLKRHKKKDKEKRRDKHRRKDRHKEKKDRKGKHKNNDKHEEKVGNRTSKERDVNQILFRNEGVYDGKYKAREIEYRKHSDELDRRIKDEQEIVATRMIDNSPTMEIPTRVNSQSRRAGKFPISIQRFSEVIGSANVAHEDQSSYSELLGNAIKDQPVVPSMVQQRPDGLYTATTVKSKKIEHSTSTAIPSNKLQKPGNGIKEPLRDQSMVVQQRSDDPCRKTFAEKKILEHSNVTVNPDSQVPKLFGYDGKEQQSDHFLMKKTTENSKVAVNGRNKVQNSFGNDVKEPLVREAMVIQQTSDCPIDMAIQKLERNDVPVKSSIKVQQSFNFVDPSVSNFPSLPQRTIDVACSMKAIGDRVDAKKFAPNDMIIDKKKAVGVNPLVDKDSSEKRIEAKEKKKVGYAYNEQENRGADRVQDKNKNEIDKLIEEEKKLTLVREEEKYEHIKDVDTRELGKNNGGNLELLASQMDKKGSNTTHENRKRKELGLNGFVPEFKSQSNKLRKSSSHLEESGKIENSSQSACSSMKPETINNIKSGKLPVCNKEQSVNGSKVTERSSFDLKIPTLDDDTENQVSSRPPHPDSKYLDLIYTVPKVEYLPQEEDLSWLFNTSCDCSKPKPKAEEIPLVWDKPIRIESADVIVMPYVIPY is encoded by the exons ATGTCTCGCTGCTTCCCTTATCCACCACCAGGTCATGAGAAGAAGGAAAGTGTTCTTGCAAGCAGCGGCCATGTCAATTTACTGGCTAAG GAGAAGCACAAACTGAAAAGGCATAAAAAGAAGGATAAAGAAAAAAGAAGAGATAAACATCGAAGGAAAGATAGACACAAAGAGAAAAAAGACCGAAAAGGAAAGCATAAGAACAACGACAAGCACGAGGAAAAGGTTGGAAACAGGACTTCCAAAGAGAGGGATGTAAACCAAATCCTTTTCCGCAATGAAGGCGTGTATGATGGCAAATACAAAGCTAGAGAGATTGAATATCGTAAACATTCTGATGAGTTGGATCGCCGGATCAAAGATGAACAGGAGATTGTTGCGACAAGAATGATTGACAACTCTCCTACTATGGAAATTCCTACTCGTGTGAATTCTCAATCAAGGAGAGCAGGAAAATTCCCTATTTCAATTCAAAGATTCAGTGAGGTCATTGGATCTGCAAATGTGGCACATGAGGACCAAAGTTCATATAGCGAGTTGCTCGGAAATGCTATCAAAGACCAGCCAGTAGTTCCCTCTATGGTTCAACAAAGACCGGATGGACTTTATACAGCAACTACTGTGAAAAGCAAGAAAATTGAACATAGTACAAGCACTGCAATTCCCAGTAATAAATTACAAAAACCTGGAAATGGTATTAAGGAGCCGCTGAGGGATCAGTCTATGGTTGTTCAACAAAGATCTGATGATCCATGCAGAAAAACTTTTGCTGAAAAGAAAATTCTTGAACATAGCAATGTAACTGTGAATCCTGATAGTCAAGTGCCAAAGTTATTTGGATATGATGGTAAGGAACAACAATCGGATCactttttgatgaagaaaactaCTGAAAATAGCAAAGTTGCTGTAAATGGTAGAAACAAGGTACAAAATTCATTTGGAAATGATGTTAAGGAACCACTAGTGAGGGAGGCTATGGTTATTCAACAAACATCTGATTGTCCAATAGACATGGCAATTCAAAAATTGGAACGCAACGATGTTCCTGTGAAATCCAGTATTAAGGTACAACAATCCTTCAACTTTGTTGATCCATCAGTGAGTAACTTTCCCAGTCTGCCTCAAAGAACAATTGATGTTGCTTGCTCTATGAAAGCAATTGGTGATAGGGTAGATGCAAAGAAGTTTGCTCCAAACGACATGATCATAGACAAGAAAAAAGCGGTCGGTGTTAACCCATTAGTGGACAAGGATTCATCAGAAAAAAGGATTGAagcgaaggagaagaagaaagtggGGTATGCTTACAATGAACAAGAAAATAGAGGCGCTGATAGAGTTCAAGACAAGAACAAAAATGAGATTGACAAACTTATTGAGGAAGAGAAAAAACTGACATTAGTtagggaggaagaaaaatatgaaCATATTAAAGATGTCGACACAAGAGAACTAGGAAAAAATAATGGCGGAAATCTAGAATTGTTAGCTTCCCAAATGGACAAAAAAGGCAGTAATACGactcatgaaaataggaagaGAAAGGAACTTGGGTTGAATGGTTTTGTACCAG AGTTCAAGTCTCAGTCTAACAAACTCCGAAAATCTTCTTCCCATCTTGAAGAGAGTGGAAAAATTGAAAACTCATCCCAATCTGCTTGTTCCTCAATGAAGCCTGAGACCATAAATAACATCAAATCAGGAAAGCTTCCTGTGTGCAACAAGGAACAGAGTGTGAATGGATCAAAAGTTACTGAGCGATCTTCGTTTGACTTGAAGATACCCACACTTGACGATGACACAGAAAACCAAGTTTCTTCAAGGCCTCCTCACCCTGATTCCAAGTATCTTGATCTAATATACACTGTTCCAAAGGTAGAATATTTGCCACAAGAAGAGGATTTATCATGGCTATTCAACACATCTTGTGATTGTTCGAAGCCAAAGCCTAAGGCTGAGGAGATACCCTTAGTGTGGGATAAGCCGATAAGAATTGAGTCAGCTGATGTGATTGTGATGCCATATGTTATTCCATACTGA